Proteins from a single region of Bdellovibrio bacteriovorus HD100:
- a CDS encoding O-antigen ligase family protein — MSINTSKFTSTLILAFFPLSLAINLVNFFWMDTVFILSTIGALVWAKRSHSDLKEVFGLKNKTLIILLLIYFFSGITGYVLHSPMQTNEWVKISNLRWIWGFFACYSVGHILAAQGKKRFDHRHFIVLLTVLLAIIVSHLNLTSGAFFSPGVRLQGFYSNPAFFAMAAVALWASLIPYLIYNHSKASGLGAAALLTCLTVILIATYTRSSWIAMVAVLIFTLFYTKNKKAILVAGFALSAAAAAVLFNLFQMKDRILQTFDFSGVSQGARIEIWNATWHIFLDHPIFGVGFEYAVKLYKEYYIKLGQSTAYIPGHAHNQFLDVLSGAGIVGLIGYLGVFGAGFVFFHKKFKSATDILSKQLSLGSLLCIVALFGCSFTETPIIQQETRNYVLIILGFSYGYLSRGAGTNQTTDPHKSHL, encoded by the coding sequence ATGTCCATCAATACATCCAAGTTTACTTCCACCTTGATTTTAGCTTTTTTTCCTCTGTCGCTTGCCATCAATCTTGTGAACTTTTTCTGGATGGATACTGTCTTTATTTTGAGCACCATCGGAGCATTGGTTTGGGCAAAAAGGAGCCATTCGGACCTTAAAGAGGTTTTCGGTTTAAAAAATAAGACTTTGATTATACTACTTCTTATTTACTTCTTTTCTGGAATTACTGGATATGTCCTGCATAGCCCCATGCAGACCAATGAGTGGGTTAAAATCTCAAACTTACGCTGGATCTGGGGATTCTTTGCATGCTACTCCGTCGGACACATTCTTGCTGCCCAGGGCAAGAAAAGGTTTGATCACAGGCACTTTATAGTACTGCTTACGGTTCTGCTTGCGATAATTGTCAGCCATCTGAACCTAACGTCAGGAGCCTTCTTCAGCCCTGGAGTCAGACTTCAGGGTTTTTATAGCAATCCCGCCTTTTTTGCCATGGCCGCAGTGGCACTGTGGGCATCCTTGATACCTTACTTAATTTACAACCATTCCAAAGCATCCGGACTTGGGGCGGCAGCTCTTCTCACCTGCCTTACTGTCATTCTGATCGCGACCTATACAAGATCATCATGGATTGCTATGGTTGCTGTTTTGATTTTTACTTTGTTCTACACCAAAAACAAAAAGGCCATTTTAGTTGCTGGCTTTGCACTGTCGGCAGCGGCAGCAGCAGTTCTATTTAATCTGTTCCAAATGAAGGACCGCATTTTACAAACTTTTGATTTTTCCGGGGTTTCTCAGGGAGCTCGCATCGAGATCTGGAACGCTACATGGCACATCTTCCTGGATCACCCCATCTTTGGCGTTGGCTTTGAGTATGCTGTAAAGCTATACAAAGAATATTACATCAAGTTAGGCCAATCTACGGCCTACATCCCTGGCCACGCTCACAACCAATTCTTGGACGTTTTATCCGGAGCTGGGATTGTCGGCTTGATCGGATACCTGGGTGTATTTGGGGCGGGCTTTGTCTTCTTCCACAAAAAATTCAAATCCGCGACAGACATCCTATCAAAACAGCTTTCCTTAGGTTCCTTACTTTGCATCGTTGCCTTGTTCGGCTGCTCCTTTACAGAAACCCCGATCATCCAGCAGGAAACCCGCAATTACGTGCTTATAATCCTGGGCTTTTCCTATGGATACCTGTCTCGCGGCGCGGGCACTAATCAAACAACCGATCCCCATAAATCTCATCTGTAA
- a CDS encoding LegC family aminotransferase codes for MFSDVIAFIQDLYGSKSFIPLHAPIFTGNEKKYVIEAIDSTYVSSVGAFVDRFEVDFAKYVGAKKAVVTGNGTSALHAALHLLGVSRGDEVITQALTFVATPNAISYCGASPVFLDSDELTLGLSVTSLAEFLFQNAEVRGDFCYNKRTGNRIMACMPMHVFGHPVQIKEIVKLCDEYSIPVIEDAAESLGSEFEGRHTGLYGRIGVFSFNGNKIITSGGGGMLVTNDVDLGIRAKHLTTTAKVPHAWEFFHDEIGFNYRMPNLNAALIVGQLEQLPRFVRDKRETAQIYNSYFSHKGIEFVCEPFGAKSNYWLNAILLSSRSERDSFLNETNRSGVMTRPVWNLMPDLPMYRTNLCGDISVARMLSDRLVNIPSSVRLPRG; via the coding sequence ATGTTTAGTGATGTAATCGCTTTTATTCAGGATCTGTACGGTAGTAAGAGTTTTATTCCCTTACATGCTCCTATTTTTACGGGGAATGAAAAAAAATATGTAATTGAAGCAATTGACTCCACATATGTCTCATCAGTTGGAGCATTTGTAGATCGCTTTGAGGTGGATTTTGCGAAATATGTTGGTGCGAAGAAAGCTGTCGTTACTGGAAATGGAACCTCTGCTCTTCATGCTGCTCTACATTTATTGGGTGTATCTCGCGGAGATGAAGTCATTACCCAAGCTCTAACATTTGTAGCAACTCCGAATGCGATTTCATATTGTGGAGCTAGTCCTGTATTTCTCGATAGTGATGAGTTGACATTAGGGCTTTCAGTAACGTCATTGGCAGAATTTTTATTCCAGAATGCCGAGGTAAGAGGGGACTTTTGTTATAACAAAAGAACTGGAAATCGTATAATGGCCTGCATGCCTATGCATGTTTTTGGCCATCCGGTTCAAATCAAGGAAATAGTCAAGCTATGTGATGAATATTCAATTCCGGTGATTGAAGATGCTGCAGAGTCATTAGGTAGTGAGTTCGAAGGACGGCATACGGGGTTATACGGCCGAATTGGGGTGTTTAGTTTTAACGGTAATAAAATAATTACCTCCGGTGGTGGAGGAATGCTTGTTACTAATGATGTGGATCTAGGTATTCGCGCAAAGCATTTAACTACTACAGCAAAAGTGCCGCATGCTTGGGAGTTCTTTCATGATGAAATCGGATTTAATTATAGAATGCCGAACTTAAATGCTGCATTGATTGTGGGTCAGTTGGAGCAGCTGCCTAGATTCGTAAGGGATAAACGAGAAACAGCTCAGATTTATAATTCTTATTTTTCTCATAAGGGTATTGAATTTGTGTGTGAACCTTTTGGGGCGAAGTCCAACTATTGGCTTAATGCCATTCTTTTGAGTAGTAGATCTGAACGCGATTCGTTTCTGAATGAGACGAATAGAAGTGGTGTTATGACGAGGCCAGTATGGAATTTAATGCCCGATCTTCCTATGTATCGCACTAATTTGTGCGGTGACATATCTGTGGCACGAATGCTGTCTGATCGGCTCGTAAACATTCCAAGCAGTGTAAGGCTTCCTCGAGGTTAA
- a CDS encoding CatB-related O-acetyltransferase translates to MDRNSYLGVSCRVVDTKIGSFCSIANDCCIGLDTHSIDWVSTSPVFNKNREQIKTKYSKHEFKTRTVVSIGNDVWIGEKVVIKSGVTIGTGAIIGAGSVVTKDVPPYEIWGGVPAKCIRQRFPAELAEGLLKSRWWELSDEELTRVAPFVKDPAVFLRKLNE, encoded by the coding sequence ATGGATCGAAATTCGTATCTCGGAGTGTCATGTAGAGTGGTGGATACTAAAATTGGCAGTTTCTGCTCAATTGCAAATGATTGTTGCATAGGTTTAGATACGCACTCAATAGATTGGGTTTCCACCTCCCCAGTGTTCAATAAGAATAGGGAACAAATTAAAACAAAATATTCGAAGCATGAGTTTAAGACGCGGACTGTTGTCTCTATAGGCAACGATGTATGGATTGGGGAGAAGGTGGTCATTAAGTCGGGTGTTACTATCGGCACCGGCGCAATAATTGGTGCAGGTAGTGTCGTGACCAAAGATGTACCCCCCTATGAGATTTGGGGTGGGGTACCTGCTAAGTGTATTCGACAGCGATTTCCGGCCGAGCTGGCGGAGGGACTCCTTAAGAGTAGATGGTGGGAGTTAAGTGATGAAGAATTGACCCGTGTTGCTCCATTTGTTAAGGATCCAGCTGTTTTTCTGAGGAAATTGAATGAGTAG
- a CDS encoding PIG-L deacetylase family protein: MSKNVVVIAPHPDDETLGCGGTILKHIKSGDSVHWIIVTRMSTERFTETQRSRRSSEISEVANRYGFSSTTILNFNAAELNSVNLGDLIDELSQVFQRIRPEVVYSPFYGDVHTDHGWTFKAVLACTKSFRYSFIKRVLCYETISETEFGSVNGAAQFLPQVFVDVTDTFEKKMEIMKIYASEMGEFPYPRSAEAIKSLAQLRGSTAGVKNAESFQLIREIL; encoded by the coding sequence ATGTCTAAAAATGTAGTGGTTATTGCGCCTCATCCTGACGATGAGACTCTAGGTTGTGGCGGTACAATTTTGAAGCACATAAAGTCGGGTGATTCAGTTCACTGGATCATTGTGACCAGAATGAGTACTGAAAGATTTACCGAGACCCAGCGATCACGCAGAAGTAGTGAAATATCGGAGGTTGCCAATAGATATGGCTTCTCATCAACGACGATTTTGAATTTTAATGCTGCTGAGCTAAACAGTGTTAATCTTGGTGACCTGATTGATGAATTATCTCAAGTCTTTCAAAGAATTAGGCCGGAGGTTGTGTATTCTCCATTCTATGGGGATGTACATACTGATCACGGGTGGACCTTTAAGGCGGTTCTTGCTTGTACCAAGTCGTTTCGTTATTCGTTTATTAAACGGGTACTTTGCTACGAAACTATTTCTGAAACAGAGTTTGGTTCAGTCAATGGGGCAGCGCAGTTTCTTCCGCAAGTGTTTGTGGACGTTACGGATACATTCGAAAAGAAAATGGAAATTATGAAAATCTACGCTTCGGAAATGGGGGAGTTTCCATATCCACGTAGTGCTGAAGCAATTAAGTCTCTCGCTCAGCTTCGTGGCTCGACTGCGGGAGTAAAGAATGCAGAAAGCTTTCAGTTAATTAGGGAGATACTATGA
- a CDS encoding LTA synthase family protein, protein MKMALTNSPFEASDIFAWKQALFLKSYADYVLPAIVIGILVSLWRGLSFSKKQLLFLPVFFVVATSFVQERQPTETQDSLVGTLFKVTRVNYVDWSFTTNVKENGILNHIFLTLPTGQIPAKGKLPYDDVKSLVDVKRPKEEPDVFLVLCESCYTSSNDSFVTPIADLEKEGFAHSTVISPVYGGMTAEAEFEVLTGLPSRRYKGIDFQYFAERYSKTAMAVPRIFSENGYDTWSAHANDGFFWKRDIVHPKFGFQRSFFAEDMNLPEKGKYPEDKVLFDLALAKYQESLEAGKKTFAFLITVYTHGPYADTDGDGGEAVYKEKLDKTVKQFLEFQSAAAELAKKNKRPVMFVIFGDHKPAMTLSFYRRHEFTEDYFSTTGSRNQSFLFSTLSPSQQIVYGKVPMYVKGYGLKADGVSEAIARANEERPIFCLPGVLSEKIGIHNSFYSYLVDACRKNPEYLVDPEFLRKYFAEGIYGGRLFD, encoded by the coding sequence ATGAAGATGGCATTGACGAACTCTCCGTTTGAGGCTTCAGACATCTTTGCTTGGAAGCAGGCGTTGTTCCTAAAAAGTTATGCAGACTATGTTCTGCCAGCGATTGTGATCGGAATTCTGGTAAGTCTATGGAGGGGGTTGTCCTTCTCGAAGAAGCAGCTCTTGTTCTTGCCGGTGTTTTTTGTTGTTGCGACATCTTTTGTGCAGGAGCGGCAGCCAACTGAAACTCAAGACAGTTTGGTGGGTACCTTGTTTAAGGTGACCCGGGTGAACTATGTGGATTGGAGTTTCACCACCAACGTCAAAGAAAATGGCATTTTGAATCATATTTTCCTGACTTTACCAACGGGCCAGATCCCGGCCAAAGGCAAGCTTCCATATGACGATGTAAAGTCTTTGGTGGATGTAAAAAGGCCGAAGGAAGAACCCGATGTGTTCCTGGTGCTTTGCGAATCCTGTTACACCAGCAGTAATGATAGCTTTGTGACCCCGATTGCAGACCTTGAAAAAGAGGGCTTTGCTCATTCGACGGTGATTTCTCCGGTGTATGGTGGGATGACGGCCGAGGCCGAGTTCGAGGTTTTGACGGGTTTGCCAAGCCGTCGCTATAAGGGCATTGATTTTCAGTACTTTGCTGAGCGTTACTCCAAGACAGCCATGGCGGTTCCTCGAATATTTTCTGAAAATGGTTATGACACATGGTCTGCACACGCCAATGACGGCTTTTTCTGGAAGCGTGATATCGTTCACCCGAAATTCGGATTTCAAAGATCTTTCTTTGCAGAGGATATGAATTTGCCTGAAAAAGGTAAGTATCCAGAAGATAAAGTGCTTTTTGATCTGGCTCTTGCAAAGTACCAAGAAAGTCTTGAGGCTGGAAAAAAGACTTTTGCTTTTCTTATCACTGTTTATACCCACGGACCCTATGCTGACACAGATGGTGACGGTGGCGAGGCGGTTTATAAAGAAAAACTTGATAAAACTGTAAAACAGTTTTTAGAGTTCCAGTCTGCGGCCGCAGAGTTGGCGAAGAAAAACAAACGTCCTGTGATGTTTGTGATTTTCGGTGATCATAAGCCTGCAATGACGCTGTCTTTTTATCGCCGACATGAGTTTACAGAGGACTATTTCAGCACGACCGGGTCAAGAAACCAGTCCTTTCTGTTTTCGACTTTGAGTCCCTCGCAGCAGATTGTGTATGGCAAGGTGCCGATGTATGTGAAGGGGTATGGTCTGAAAGCAGATGGTGTGTCTGAGGCTATTGCTAGAGCGAATGAAGAGCGTCCGATATTCTGTCTGCCTGGTGTTTTGTCTGAAAAGATAGGAATTCATAATTCATTCTATAGTTATCTGGTAGATGCTTGTCGCAAGAATCCTGAGTACCTAGTAGATCCTGAATTCCTCAGAAAATACTTTGCTGAGGGGATTTATGGCGGGCGATTGTTTGATTAG
- a CDS encoding NAD-dependent 4,6-dehydratase LegB, with amino-acid sequence MSKKVLVTGADGFIGSHLTELLVSEGYSVRALVNYNSFNSWGWLDSSAVRSDIEVVSGDIRDPFLCRDITKGMDAIFHLAALIAIPYSYVAPQSYVETNVTGTLNICKAALDNGVAKVVHTSTSEVYGTAQYVPIDEKHPLQPQSPYSASKIASDAMAMSFFNSFGLPLTIARPFNTYGPRQSARAVIPTIIAQIASGKKEISIGDMTPTRDFNYVTDTCRGFLALAANSNCIGKTVNIGSNYEISIKDTLELIKGIMGSNISIQYDSHRVRPKNSEVHRLWCDNTLINSLTGFSPLVNIEQGLRMTVDWFSQRENLAKYKADVYNV; translated from the coding sequence TTGTCGAAAAAAGTTCTTGTTACTGGCGCTGACGGATTTATTGGGTCTCATTTAACGGAGTTATTGGTTAGTGAAGGGTACAGTGTTAGGGCTCTTGTTAACTATAATTCGTTTAATTCCTGGGGCTGGCTGGATTCATCGGCGGTGAGAAGCGATATTGAGGTCGTATCCGGAGACATTCGTGATCCGTTTTTGTGTCGAGATATTACGAAAGGTATGGATGCGATTTTTCATTTGGCTGCCTTGATAGCGATTCCTTACTCATACGTTGCCCCACAGAGTTACGTTGAGACAAATGTCACGGGTACTTTAAATATTTGCAAAGCTGCCTTGGACAATGGGGTTGCCAAAGTTGTGCATACTTCTACGAGTGAAGTATACGGAACTGCGCAGTATGTTCCAATAGATGAGAAGCATCCTTTGCAACCACAGTCCCCGTATAGTGCATCCAAGATAGCCTCTGATGCTATGGCAATGAGTTTCTTCAATTCATTTGGATTGCCGTTGACTATAGCGCGTCCATTCAACACGTACGGTCCTCGCCAATCCGCTAGGGCAGTGATTCCTACAATCATCGCTCAAATTGCTTCGGGAAAAAAAGAAATTAGCATAGGGGATATGACACCCACTAGGGATTTCAATTACGTTACCGACACATGTAGGGGATTTTTGGCTTTGGCGGCTAACTCCAATTGTATTGGAAAGACAGTGAACATTGGATCGAATTATGAAATTTCCATCAAGGATACATTGGAGTTAATTAAGGGGATCATGGGATCAAATATCTCGATTCAATATGATAGCCATAGAGTTAGACCTAAAAATTCCGAAGTTCATAGATTATGGTGTGATAATACTTTGATTAATTCTCTTACTGGATTTAGCCCATTAGTTAACATCGAGCAGGGACTGAGAATGACGGTGGATTGGTTTAGTCAACGAGAGAATCTGGCAAAATATAAGGCAGATGTCTATAATGTTTAG
- the neuB gene encoding N-acetylneuraminate synthase, with protein MTYIIAEAGVNHNGSLEMAKKLVDVAKESGADAVKFQTFKAENIVSKKAPKADYQVETTGNNETQLQMIQKLELDEEAHAVLVEYCKKKGIDFLSTPFDIPSVGLLAKKMGVPRLKVPSGEIINAPLLLKVAQTNLPVIVSTGMATLGEIEAALGVLAFGYLGSKEQPSVRQFQNAFISEEGRRKLSEKVTILHCTTDYPAKLEEVNLNAMLTIKNAFGLPIGYSDHTVGISVAIAAVAMGATLIEKHFTLDRNLPGPDHRASLEPQELKNMVDGIRAVEKAKGSFVKGPTPAEVLNRAVVRRSLVAKAEIQVNERFSENNLDAKRPGTGVSPMLFWEYLSKSSSKAYAVDDLIED; from the coding sequence ATGACATATATCATTGCAGAAGCTGGCGTAAATCATAATGGTTCGTTGGAGATGGCCAAAAAACTTGTTGATGTTGCGAAAGAATCTGGTGCAGATGCCGTAAAGTTTCAAACGTTTAAAGCAGAGAATATTGTCAGCAAAAAAGCTCCAAAAGCAGACTACCAAGTTGAAACGACAGGTAATAATGAGACTCAGCTTCAGATGATTCAAAAGCTAGAGCTCGACGAGGAAGCGCATGCCGTTTTGGTCGAGTATTGCAAAAAGAAGGGAATTGATTTTCTTTCAACACCATTTGATATCCCGAGCGTAGGACTATTGGCGAAGAAAATGGGTGTGCCTCGTTTAAAAGTGCCTTCTGGTGAGATTATCAATGCTCCGCTGCTTTTGAAGGTGGCGCAAACAAATCTCCCAGTAATTGTTTCCACGGGAATGGCTACTTTGGGAGAAATTGAAGCAGCTTTGGGTGTATTGGCTTTCGGTTATCTGGGATCAAAAGAGCAACCATCAGTTCGTCAATTCCAAAATGCATTTATCAGTGAAGAGGGGCGTAGGAAGCTATCTGAAAAGGTCACGATTTTACATTGCACCACTGACTATCCAGCAAAGCTTGAAGAAGTAAATCTGAATGCAATGTTGACGATCAAAAATGCTTTTGGTCTGCCAATTGGTTACTCGGATCATACTGTTGGAATTTCTGTGGCGATTGCAGCCGTAGCAATGGGGGCCACGTTAATTGAAAAGCACTTCACTTTAGATAGAAATCTGCCGGGGCCGGATCATAGAGCCTCGTTGGAGCCTCAGGAATTGAAAAATATGGTTGATGGCATCAGAGCTGTTGAGAAAGCCAAAGGCTCCTTTGTCAAAGGTCCAACACCCGCTGAAGTTTTGAATCGTGCGGTTGTTAGAAGAAGTCTTGTCGCAAAAGCAGAGATTCAGGTAAATGAAAGGTTTAGTGAGAATAATCTTGATGCGAAAAGGCCGGGTACTGGGGTTTCACCAATGTTGTTTTGGGAGTATTTGAGTAAGTCTTCTTCCAAGGCTTACGCCGTGGACGATTTGATTGAGGATTAA
- the neuC gene encoding UDP-N-acetylglucosamine 2-epimerase — protein MVKRRICVLSGTRADYGLLYWLMKELQTYSSVDLQIIATGMHLSPEFGMTYKFIEADGFLINEKVEMLLSGDSVTALCKSMGLGVMGISEALARLSPDLLVVLGDRFEALAGAQAAMIHRIPIAHLHGGEATEGLIDEAIRHSITKMSHLHFVAAEAYRNKVIQLGESPDRVFNFGATGIDNIKRLPLFNREEVEERIPVLKGAKGPVFLVTYHPVTLLNSSPEQAMADLLSAIEEFSDACVILTKSNADTAGRVINEMIDQFCLKHPERAMSSVSLGQKLYLSVMSIANVVVGNSSSGIIEAPAMNIPTVNIGPRQQGRAKAPSVLDCNETKSEIVSGIQTVLENSFMASRKDKHVYGDGNTAVKVAEVLASYDLDGIIFKKFYSIDGVK, from the coding sequence TTGGTGAAAAGACGAATTTGTGTGTTAAGTGGAACGAGGGCAGACTACGGCCTGCTCTACTGGCTTATGAAAGAGCTTCAGACTTACTCGTCAGTAGACCTGCAAATCATTGCGACCGGTATGCACTTAAGTCCTGAATTTGGTATGACATATAAATTCATCGAGGCTGACGGTTTTCTAATTAATGAAAAAGTTGAGATGCTACTGTCGGGAGATTCTGTAACAGCCCTGTGTAAATCAATGGGTTTAGGGGTCATGGGTATTTCGGAGGCATTGGCAAGACTTTCCCCGGACCTGCTAGTTGTTCTGGGTGATAGATTTGAAGCCCTTGCTGGAGCTCAGGCTGCGATGATTCACCGTATACCGATTGCTCATCTTCATGGCGGTGAAGCTACCGAAGGCTTGATTGATGAAGCCATTCGGCATTCGATCACTAAGATGTCGCACTTGCATTTTGTTGCAGCCGAAGCATATCGAAATAAAGTTATTCAGTTGGGGGAGTCTCCAGATAGGGTTTTCAACTTTGGAGCTACGGGAATCGACAACATTAAGAGACTTCCTCTTTTTAATCGTGAGGAAGTGGAAGAAAGGATTCCTGTGCTGAAAGGTGCAAAGGGGCCTGTTTTTCTTGTCACTTATCACCCAGTGACACTTTTAAATAGTTCTCCAGAGCAGGCGATGGCTGATTTGCTGTCAGCGATCGAGGAGTTCTCGGATGCTTGTGTAATATTGACGAAATCAAACGCTGATACAGCAGGCCGCGTAATTAATGAAATGATTGATCAGTTTTGTCTGAAGCATCCTGAAAGAGCAATGTCTAGTGTTTCCCTGGGGCAGAAGCTGTACCTGAGTGTGATGTCCATAGCTAATGTGGTCGTTGGAAACTCATCGAGTGGTATTATTGAGGCTCCGGCTATGAATATTCCAACAGTTAACATTGGTCCTCGTCAGCAGGGGCGAGCCAAAGCCCCATCCGTTTTGGACTGTAACGAGACAAAATCTGAGATTGTAAGTGGTATTCAAACCGTTCTCGAAAATAGCTTTATGGCATCCCGCAAAGATAAACATGTATATGGCGATGGAAATACGGCTGTTAAGGTTGCTGAAGTCCTTGCCTCTTATGATCTTGACGGAATCATTTTCAAAAAATTTTATAGTATTGATGGCGTGAAATGA
- a CDS encoding formyltransferase family protein gives MKIAFIGCVDFSEAMLRTVLNVPKAEVCCIITRKASSFNSDFRDLTPIAEERKIPVFHATGNMQSSMESFLQEHSPDVIFCFGWSYLLQPAILNLSRLGVVGFHPAELPENRGRHPIIWALALGLKQTASTFFWMDDGADSGDILSQQPIQISDDDDAASLYHKVIETAQNQVAVFVTDLLVGRVIRLPQDATRATYWRKRGKSDGRIDFRMSSSGIHNLVRALARPYVGAHVEKDGQDYKVWKTRLSSVVFPVNIEPGKVVAVNGSVLTIKTSDSAIDILEHEFTNLPTIGEYL, from the coding sequence ATGAAGATTGCGTTTATTGGCTGCGTGGATTTTAGTGAAGCTATGCTCAGAACGGTACTTAACGTTCCAAAAGCTGAAGTTTGCTGTATTATCACCCGTAAGGCTTCATCATTTAACAGCGACTTTCGAGACCTGACTCCCATTGCTGAAGAAAGGAAGATCCCAGTGTTTCATGCGACGGGGAATATGCAGTCGTCCATGGAATCTTTCCTTCAAGAGCACTCTCCAGATGTAATTTTTTGCTTTGGTTGGTCTTATTTGCTTCAGCCCGCAATATTGAACTTATCACGTTTGGGAGTTGTTGGTTTCCATCCGGCAGAGCTACCTGAAAATCGCGGACGCCATCCTATTATTTGGGCTTTAGCATTGGGGTTGAAGCAGACAGCTTCAACATTCTTTTGGATGGATGACGGAGCTGATAGTGGAGATATCCTCAGTCAACAACCTATTCAGATCTCAGACGACGATGATGCAGCCTCTCTTTATCATAAAGTTATTGAGACAGCTCAGAATCAAGTTGCCGTATTTGTGACTGACTTGCTGGTGGGTAGAGTAATTAGACTTCCTCAGGATGCCACTCGGGCAACATATTGGAGAAAACGAGGTAAGTCAGATGGGCGAATTGACTTTAGGATGAGTTCTTCCGGAATTCATAATTTGGTACGTGCTCTAGCAAGGCCCTATGTAGGTGCCCATGTCGAGAAGGATGGTCAAGACTACAAGGTTTGGAAAACTCGATTAAGTTCTGTTGTCTTTCCAGTGAATATTGAGCCGGGCAAAGTTGTGGCTGTGAATGGTTCAGTTCTTACAATTAAGACTTCAGATTCTGCTATCGATATTCTTGAACATGAATTTACAAATCTACCTACCATAGGGGAATACTTGTAA
- a CDS encoding 6-hydroxymethylpterin diphosphokinase MptE-like protein, translating into MIFVLSPARAVVRKNRVYRGKHRGQSCIIFGNGPSLKSFDVGQVKDNVVFVVNYFYKNTILPDIRPDYYALVDELFYGGEIGATQKAIAKYPNCVFLFKSKCLRNPYLRKFVGGAGRSIVTFNQKALIGGDVRYDMTKNFTASINVVNHCIQVALDMGFDRIYLVGCDFNSFTSSKMQHFYDNESDEKSLSLGDELKFYAEVCYHHYALNKIAQEKGIQIINATPGSLLDAYKRSNLP; encoded by the coding sequence ATGATTTTTGTTTTGTCGCCAGCACGAGCAGTTGTGAGGAAAAATAGAGTCTATAGGGGGAAGCATAGAGGGCAGAGCTGTATTATTTTTGGCAATGGCCCTTCCTTGAAAAGTTTCGATGTTGGTCAAGTTAAGGATAACGTCGTTTTTGTCGTCAATTATTTTTATAAGAATACTATTTTGCCAGATATCCGCCCGGATTATTATGCGCTTGTTGATGAGTTGTTTTATGGGGGTGAGATTGGTGCGACACAAAAAGCAATTGCTAAATATCCGAATTGTGTTTTTTTATTCAAAAGTAAGTGTTTGAGGAACCCTTATTTGCGCAAGTTTGTTGGGGGGGCGGGCAGATCGATCGTTACTTTCAATCAAAAAGCACTTATTGGTGGCGATGTACGCTACGATATGACTAAGAATTTCACAGCTTCTATCAATGTGGTTAATCATTGTATTCAAGTGGCTCTGGATATGGGGTTTGATAGAATCTATCTGGTGGGCTGTGATTTTAATTCGTTCACGTCAAGTAAAATGCAACACTTTTATGATAATGAAAGTGATGAAAAAAGCTTATCGCTGGGGGATGAGTTGAAATTTTACGCAGAGGTTTGTTATCACCATTATGCTTTGAATAAAATTGCACAGGAAAAGGGCATTCAAATTATTAACGCGACTCCCGGCAGTCTTTTGGATGCTTACAAACGAAGCAATTTGCCTTAA